The Caenorhabditis elegans chromosome II genome has a segment encoding these proteins:
- the F31D5.6 gene encoding NfeD domain-containing protein (Confirmed by transcript evidence), translating to MLVGQKLEGEMANFVNFQQAFFRNNDIWVGDILAVGTNQAVIEIVGKKIIINVSAIEA from the exons ATGTTAGTCGGACAGAAGCTCGAGGGAGAAATggcaaattttgtgaattttcagcagGCTTTCTTCCGTAACAATGACATTTG gGTTGGTGACATATTGGCCGTTGGAACCAATCAAGCTGTCATTGAGATAGTTggtaaaaaaatcatcatcAACGTCTCGGCTATTGAAGCCTAA
- the F31D5.7 gene encoding F-box domain-containing protein (Confirmed by transcript evidence), translating to MSTCSTFEFWNLLPEEMKLECIKNMSLITRCLLRSTSQTERRLVNSQKIHLHCVLADDRHIHDLFVAYTVHSTDERGIGTGFESVPNGIAMLSSILQISIVRLFVTQTDQNKNAIASLIAGPSTKYHITRFRGFITSENVSFFEKCADDCFEDIRIVSDGGTTFPVALFLQYPSLKKVRKWSLSLRLFPDLGQAVCRRWINTDAEVDSTMTFKTEGYETLDSFVAELQDFVIVEHTNTVVRIQMENPEKHVVLTAKWYPRNLAGTLFGYGTLKIVPADLAV from the exons ATGTCCACCTGttcaacatttgaattttggaatctATTGCCTGAGGAAATGAAGTTGGAGTGCATCAAGAATATGTCATTGATAACTCG atGCCTCTTGCGAAGTACAAGTCAGACTGAACGACGGCTtgtaaattcacaaaaaatacatCTGCACTGTGTATTAGCAGACGACAGACACATTCACGATCTGTTTGTCGCCTATACAGTTCATTCCACTGATGAGAGAGGGATAGGCACAGGATTTGAAAGCGTTCCAAATGGAATTGCAATGCTTTCTTCCATTCTCCAAATCTCAATAGTGCGACTATTTGTGACACAAACTG ACCAAAACAAGAATGCGATTGCCAGTTTAATTGCTGGACCATCGACAAAATATCACATAACCAGATTCCGAGGTTTTATAACTTCAGAAAAtgtatcattttttgaaaaatgcgccGATGATTGCTTTGAAGACATTCGAATTGTTTCTGACGGTGGTACTACTTTCCCGGTAGCTCTGTTCTTACAATATCCTTCA ctcaaaaaggTGAGAAAATGGTCACTCAGTTTGAGACTTTTTCCGGATTTGGGACAAGCGGTGTGTCGAAGATGGATCAACACGGATGCCGAAGTTGATTCTACAATGACGTTCAAAACTGAAGGATACGAAACACTAGATAGTTTTGTCGCGGAATTACAGGATTTTGTAAT AGTCGAACATACCAACACAGTCGTACGGATCCAGAtggaaaatcccgaaaaacACGTTGTTCTAACAGCCAAGTGGTATCCTCGTAATCTTGCTGGAACTCTCTTTGGATACGGCACTCTTAAGATTGTTCCGGCAGATTTAGcagtttaa